The segment TAGATCACCTGATAAATCAGTGCAGAAAGGTGCACCACTATAGTATGTGATAGCACCATCGTGGTGTTGCCATTTGGTAGCCGACCCTCTGGAGTAATTCAAGCCCAAACCCGACCCGCTAGGATTATCATGGTCCACGGCTATAGACGAGCAAACCGATGCACCGCGCTGAGCAAACAGTGGCTTGTAGTGGAAACTTTCAACTTGAGCGCAAAACTGTGGATCAAAGTTAAGCGCATCCTTACTTGAGCCGCCGAATTTGGATTCATTACTAGTGAAACAGCTGGTCTTTGCGtgctcttgtttctttttcggACTATCGATATCATCGGCAAAAGAAATTTCTTGCGAGTCATAGCCTGAGCTGTGGCTACTTAATTTGGTATCTTTGGATCTGCCTCGCCATCGAATTTTATGGCCGTCGGGAGATAACTGAAATTTGGTGCTGCTTTCTAAGACGGCTGAGCGAACGAGGTCTAGTGTCACATTAATTAAGTGGAGCTGGGCCAAGTTGTACAGCAGGTTCAAGGATACCCAGCCTGCAGCCTCTAGGTGGGTGTCCTGGTTATTCTGCCGTCTAGACAATAACGCGGGCGGCAGTAGGTCCAAATGTTGGATGTAGTTCAGATTCTTAGACGGAATCTGAGCACGATCGGGATCCAAATCACACGGCCGCGTGGGTCGCTGTTTTGACAGAGAAAGGGTTGGGGAGGATGGCTTGCTATCGGAGGCTAAGCCACTATCATCACACTCAGTCTTCATGGTGTCCTTATCGAGATCAGAAGCCGACCCACTGTCACTTAAATGACATTGATCTCCCCACGGGCAAAATTTCTGCTCTAGAGAGAGGATTATTGCTTCCCGGATAGGCTTAGTTCCATGGGTGGTTGCTTCGTGGATGGATGATGGGTCCGCCACCTGTGCATCCAATACAGCCCGCGCCAAAATGAAGCTACCACCCGGCCGTATAGGCGGCGTTTTCGAGATATCGGCACCGTTACTTCTGCCTGTGAAGAGCTTTTCGAGGCGACGAACAACGAGATTCTTCCGCTCCTTGTCTGTCATGATTACGCGTTGTGGGTACAGGCCATCGGGAACATCTCTGAGATAACCCTCAATCGTAtcttttgaagctttgatTGAAGTCAAGATGGAGAGGTTAGAAGGCGTTCTTGAAGACTCGGCACCGGTTGACATGGAGGCGTAAGTAGAGTCAGCTGGCTGGAGGTTGGAACCTAGAGAGGAAGGGGCATGTTTGCGCTGAACTCCGGATTTGGAGTATGTATGATCGCGATTGAGGGAGGATATCTTTCTCCTTTTCCGCGATGATGACACCTCTGCGTGGCTATCGAGATCAGTGGCAAAGTTTCTCAGTGTGGTCTCGAGTTCTCTCTGTTTCTTTTGGGACAGCCCATGAACCTTGATCTCAAATAGCTTGTCCTTATGGAGCATAGCCGGACCCGGTTGCTTGTAAAGTTTGATTTCCTTCTTAAGCTGTTGAATCTCAAGTGTTAGGTCGTCGATGACGCTCTGATAGTCATCAACGCTACTGCTATGCGCCGTGATAAGCACAGGAGGGGCGACCTGACGTTGAGTATACAAGTATGGCTTCTCTGTATTCCATAAATCAGATTCTTTCCAGTAATAGGGTACATCAACTATAGCTTTGCATCAGTTTTCTTCTAAACCACTGAGGGTCCGCTAAAGTAGTGCATACTGTCTATGGCATTGTTGGAAGTCGTGTGATGGCTTGAGTGGTTATGCCACTCTGTTGAGTCGCTTGGC is part of the Fusarium oxysporum Fo47 chromosome VII, complete sequence genome and harbors:
- a CDS encoding frequency clock protein, producing MPSNQSSSRRNPPSLTDHFPHLYSLSGSHEIGPSDSTEWHNHSSHHTTSNNAIDIDVPYYWKESDLWNTEKPYLYTQRQVAPPVLITAHSSSVDDYQSVIDDLTLEIQQLKKEIKLYKQPGPAMLHKDKLFEIKVHGLSQKKQRELETTLRNFATDLDSHAEVSSSRKRRKISSLNRDHTYSKSGVQRKHAPSSLGSNLQPADSTYASMSTGAESSRTPSNLSILTSIKASKDTIEGYLRDVPDGLYPQRVIMTDKERKNLVVRRLEKLFTGRSNGADISKTPPIRPGGSFILARAVLDAQVADPSSIHEATTHGTKPIREAIILSLEQKFCPWGDQCHLSDSGSASDLDKDTMKTECDDSGLASDSKPSSPTLSLSKQRPTRPCDLDPDRAQIPSKNLNYIQHLDLLPPALLSRRQNNQDTHLEAAGWVSLNLLYNLAQLHLINVTLDLVRSAVLESSTKFQLSPDGHKIRWRGRSKDTKLSSHSSGYDSQEISFADDIDSPKKKQEHAKTSCFTSNESKFGGSSKDALNFDPQFCAQVESFHYKPLFAQRGASVCSSIAVDHDNPSGSGLGLNYSRGSATKWQHHDGAITYYSGAPFCTDLSGDLADLSPNPRTPPSARSRNDSEQPSECYRSPRQKASRVSIDYKPLKDRCQGICQQTSVMDGDSNKIQGPMYDDREQSIEIKLDLIWNNDQQYIRQQPLEPSGLGGVRPDDHFTILVDTKRPKHDILPRPCEPHVGKSDKSTESVIRHWVATVRSGPVVGGSEIKAIEESRPIEIEYLSWRTKRLLPAPLPFPASFFSPFSNDNSTSGEDDNPFIDGYNAGPPPENMGEWIIPRYYSSYPNNFDVCIGVDIDEVPDELY